A stretch of Allostreptomyces psammosilenae DNA encodes these proteins:
- a CDS encoding ribonuclease Z, with protein sequence MRELVVLGTASQVPTRHRNHNGYLLRWDGEGLLFDPGEGTQRQMLLAGVPATAVTRLCVTHFHGDHCLGLPGMVQRLSLDRVPHPVSAHFPASGAHFFARMRHASAFHDTVTILERPAEGEATSWEGEGFELRAVRLSHSLESYGYRLREPDGRRMLPERLAALGIAGPAVGELLREGWARGADGRVVRLEDASERRPGQRFAFIMDTRLCDAAFALADGADLAVIESTFLERDALLAEQHGHLTARQAGRIARESGVRTLVLSHFSQRYADPAEFAEEAGAEFSGELVVAEDLTRVPVPRRRP encoded by the coding sequence TTGCGCGAACTCGTCGTCCTCGGCACGGCCAGCCAGGTGCCCACCCGGCACCGCAACCACAACGGCTACCTGCTGCGCTGGGACGGCGAGGGGCTGCTGTTCGACCCGGGCGAGGGCACCCAGCGGCAGATGCTGCTGGCCGGCGTCCCCGCCACCGCCGTGACCCGGCTGTGCGTCACGCACTTCCACGGCGACCACTGCCTCGGCCTGCCCGGCATGGTGCAGCGCCTCAGCCTGGACCGGGTGCCGCATCCGGTGAGCGCGCACTTCCCGGCGTCCGGCGCGCACTTCTTCGCCCGGATGCGCCACGCCAGCGCCTTCCACGACACGGTCACCATCCTGGAGCGGCCGGCCGAGGGCGAGGCGACCAGCTGGGAGGGCGAGGGGTTCGAGCTGCGCGCGGTACGGCTGTCGCACTCGCTGGAGTCCTACGGCTACCGGCTGCGGGAACCGGACGGTCGCCGCATGCTGCCCGAGCGGCTGGCCGCGCTGGGGATCGCCGGGCCGGCGGTCGGGGAACTGCTGCGGGAGGGGTGGGCGCGCGGCGCGGACGGCCGGGTGGTGCGGCTGGAGGACGCCTCCGAGCGCCGGCCCGGGCAGCGCTTCGCGTTCATCATGGACACCCGGCTGTGCGACGCGGCGTTCGCCCTGGCCGACGGCGCCGACCTGGCCGTGATCGAGTCCACCTTCCTGGAGCGGGACGCACTCCTGGCCGAGCAGCACGGGCACCTCACCGCCCGGCAGGCCGGCCGGATCGCCCGGGAGAGCGGGGTGCGCACCCTGGTGCTCAGCCACTTCTCGCAGCGCTACGCCGACCCCGCCGAGTTCGCCGAGGAGGCCGGCGCGGAGTTCTCCGGGGAACTGGTGGTCGCCGAGGACCTCACCCGGGTACCCGTCCCCCGCCGCCGCCCCTGA
- a CDS encoding S41 family peptidase produces MTEKPGAGTDTYLRHPHLHGDLITFVADDDVWLAPLDGGRAWRVTADQVSVSHPRFSPDGTHLAWTSTRDGAPEVYVAPVEGGPARRLTHWGSRTTVVRGWTPDGRVLALSAAGEASARRVWARAVPLDGAPAERLPYGPVGAVAWQSPKAAGEGPAAVALLSAGMNREAAWWKRYRGGTAGKLWIGEPAGPLAPTEFRRLLPELDGRANIESPVWIGGRLVFLSDHDGIGNVYSVLPDGTDLRRHSDHTEFYARGASGDGARVVYHSAGELWLLEPAGDGAPGGFAEPRRLAVRLGGPRTGREPFPVDVRRHLGDAVPDRTGRGALVEVRGTVHWTAAWFGPARALSVQPGVRARLPRLLGDTGLAAWVDDAEGEDAVVIAPTGDAADGTTAAGAGAQAPGNGTEDTGDGRQRAGGPRRLAAGRLGRVLEMVASPDGERIALATHDGRVLLLRVSSGELTELARSEHGDADGLTFSPDSRWLAWSSPGPEPLRQLRLADLAKADEGDVAGAVFDATPLRFADFSPAFTRDGKHLAFLSVRSFDPVYDAHVFDLSFPAGCRPFLLPLAAETPSPFDPLLRGRGFGGDDDPSGDDTEDDSDTGDGDKKTEDASGTGDGAADDAENGSGSNAGGAKDGAKAGAKNGGRNADRAPRTSVDREGLAERVVPFPVPAGNLAALRAAKGAVLWLREPVAGVLGDNLATPDDDAPETVLERFDLGSLRTEELLDSVDSYEVTGDGTRLLVQDGHRLRLVPADRKPSPDSPEDDVRPDLDRIRFDVDPVAEWRQAYDEAWRLMRDHFWHPGMVGPDWEAVRRRYLPVLARVGTRDEFVDVLWEVQGELNTSHAYVMPPGNGRDPARAVGLLGADLRADGDGRWRVERVLPGESSDPRARSPLAAPGVAVRAGDELVAVDGRPVDPLTGPAPLLAGKAGKPVELTVRPAAGGALRRVVVVPLDSEESLRYQDWVADRRRYVHERSGGRLGYLHVPDMVGAGWAQLHRDLRVEVVREGLVVDVRENRGGHTSQLVVEKLARRIVGWDVPRGMQPVSYPQDAPRGPVVAVADEFSGSDGDIVTAAIKALGIGPVVGTRTWGGVVGIDSRYHLVDGTLVTQPRYAFWLDGYGWEVENHGVDPDVEVVCAPQDWAAGRDPQLDEAVRIALERLAATPARTAPPRP; encoded by the coding sequence GTGACTGAGAAACCCGGCGCCGGAACCGACACCTACCTGCGCCATCCCCACCTGCACGGCGACCTGATCACCTTCGTCGCCGACGACGACGTCTGGCTGGCCCCACTCGACGGTGGCCGGGCGTGGCGGGTGACCGCCGACCAGGTGTCCGTCTCCCACCCCCGCTTCTCCCCCGACGGCACCCACCTGGCGTGGACCTCCACCCGGGACGGTGCTCCCGAGGTGTACGTGGCCCCGGTCGAGGGCGGGCCGGCGCGGCGGCTCACCCACTGGGGGAGCCGTACCACCGTGGTGCGCGGCTGGACGCCGGACGGGCGGGTGCTGGCGCTGAGCGCGGCCGGCGAGGCGTCGGCGCGGCGCGTGTGGGCGCGGGCGGTGCCGCTGGACGGCGCGCCGGCGGAGCGGCTGCCCTACGGGCCGGTCGGCGCGGTCGCCTGGCAGTCCCCCAAGGCGGCGGGGGAGGGGCCGGCGGCCGTGGCGCTGCTGTCGGCGGGCATGAACCGCGAGGCGGCGTGGTGGAAGCGGTACCGGGGCGGCACCGCCGGGAAGCTGTGGATCGGCGAGCCGGCCGGTCCGCTGGCCCCGACCGAGTTCCGGCGGCTGCTCCCCGAACTGGACGGCCGGGCCAACATCGAGTCGCCGGTGTGGATCGGCGGCCGGCTGGTGTTCCTCAGCGACCACGACGGCATCGGCAACGTCTACTCGGTGCTGCCGGACGGCACCGACCTGCGCCGGCACAGCGACCACACCGAGTTCTACGCCCGTGGGGCGAGCGGGGACGGCGCCCGGGTCGTCTACCACAGCGCCGGTGAGCTGTGGCTGCTGGAGCCGGCCGGCGACGGCGCGCCGGGCGGATTCGCCGAGCCGCGCCGGCTGGCGGTCCGGCTGGGCGGGCCGCGCACCGGGCGGGAGCCCTTCCCGGTGGACGTGCGCCGCCACCTCGGTGACGCCGTCCCGGACCGCACCGGCCGCGGCGCCCTGGTGGAGGTGCGCGGCACCGTGCACTGGACGGCCGCGTGGTTCGGCCCGGCACGCGCGCTGTCCGTGCAGCCGGGCGTACGCGCCCGGCTGCCCCGCCTGCTGGGTGACACCGGCCTGGCGGCCTGGGTGGACGACGCCGAGGGCGAGGACGCGGTGGTGATCGCGCCCACCGGCGACGCCGCCGACGGGACGACGGCGGCCGGGGCGGGCGCCCAGGCCCCGGGCAACGGGACGGAGGACACCGGGGACGGGCGGCAGCGGGCCGGCGGCCCGCGCCGGCTGGCCGCCGGGCGGCTGGGCCGGGTGCTGGAGATGGTCGCCTCCCCGGACGGCGAGCGGATCGCGCTGGCCACCCACGACGGACGGGTGCTGCTGCTCCGGGTGTCCTCCGGCGAGCTGACCGAGCTGGCCCGCAGCGAGCACGGCGACGCGGACGGCCTCACCTTCTCCCCGGACTCCCGCTGGCTGGCCTGGTCCAGCCCCGGCCCGGAGCCGCTGCGCCAGCTCCGCCTGGCCGACCTCGCGAAGGCCGACGAGGGCGACGTCGCCGGCGCCGTCTTCGACGCCACGCCGCTGCGGTTCGCCGACTTCTCCCCGGCCTTCACCCGCGACGGCAAGCACCTCGCCTTCCTCTCCGTGCGCAGCTTCGACCCGGTCTACGACGCGCACGTCTTCGACCTGTCCTTCCCGGCCGGCTGCCGGCCCTTCCTGCTGCCGCTGGCCGCCGAGACGCCCTCGCCCTTCGACCCGCTGCTGCGCGGCCGGGGCTTCGGCGGGGACGACGACCCCTCGGGCGACGACACCGAGGACGACTCCGACACCGGCGACGGCGACAAGAAGACCGAGGACGCCTCCGGCACCGGGGACGGCGCCGCGGACGACGCCGAGAACGGCTCCGGGAGCAACGCCGGCGGCGCGAAGGACGGCGCGAAGGCGGGCGCCAAGAACGGCGGCAGGAACGCCGACCGCGCCCCGCGCACCAGCGTGGACCGCGAGGGGCTGGCCGAGCGGGTCGTCCCCTTCCCCGTGCCCGCCGGCAACCTCGCGGCCCTGCGCGCCGCCAAGGGCGCCGTGCTCTGGCTGCGCGAGCCGGTCGCCGGCGTCCTCGGCGACAACCTCGCCACCCCCGACGACGACGCGCCGGAGACCGTGCTGGAGCGGTTCGACCTCGGCAGCCTGCGCACCGAGGAGCTCCTGGACTCCGTCGACTCCTACGAGGTCACCGGCGACGGCACCCGGCTGCTGGTGCAGGACGGCCACCGGCTGCGGCTGGTCCCGGCCGACCGCAAGCCCTCCCCGGACAGCCCCGAGGACGACGTCCGCCCTGACCTCGACCGCATCCGCTTCGACGTCGACCCGGTCGCCGAGTGGCGGCAGGCGTACGACGAGGCGTGGCGGCTGATGCGCGACCACTTCTGGCACCCCGGCATGGTCGGCCCCGACTGGGAGGCGGTGCGGCGCCGCTACCTGCCGGTGCTGGCCCGGGTCGGTACCCGGGACGAGTTCGTCGACGTCCTGTGGGAGGTCCAGGGCGAACTCAACACCTCGCACGCCTACGTCATGCCGCCCGGCAACGGCCGCGACCCGGCCCGCGCCGTCGGCCTGCTCGGCGCCGACCTGCGGGCGGACGGCGACGGCCGCTGGCGGGTGGAGCGGGTGCTGCCCGGGGAGAGCTCCGACCCGCGGGCGCGCTCCCCGCTGGCCGCGCCCGGCGTGGCCGTACGGGCCGGCGACGAGCTGGTCGCCGTGGACGGCCGCCCGGTCGACCCGCTGACCGGCCCCGCCCCGCTGCTCGCCGGCAAGGCCGGCAAGCCGGTGGAGCTGACCGTGCGGCCGGCCGCCGGCGGGGCGCTCCGGCGGGTCGTGGTGGTGCCGCTGGACAGCGAGGAGTCGCTGCGCTACCAGGACTGGGTGGCGGACCGGCGCCGCTACGTGCACGAGCGCTCCGGCGGCCGGCTCGGCTACCTGCACGTGCCGGACATGGTCGGCGCGGGCTGGGCGCAGCTCCACCGCGACCTGCGGGTGGAGGTGGTCCGCGAGGGCCTGGTGGTGGACGTCCGGGAGAACCGCGGCGGGCACACCTCGCAGCTGGTGGTGGAGAAGCTGGCCCGGCGGATCGTCGGCTGGGACGTGCCCCGGGGCATGCAGCCGGTGAGCTACCCGCAGGACGCGCCGCGCGGCCCGGTGGTCGCGGTGGCCGACGAGTTCTCCGGCTCCGACGGCGACATCGTCACCGCGGCGATCAAGGCGCTGGGCATCGGTCCGGTGGTGGGCACCCGCACCTGGGGCGGCGTCGTCGGCATCGACTCCCGCTACCACCTGGTGGACGGCACCCTGGTGACCCAGCCGCGGTACGCCTTCTGGCTGGACGGCTACGGCTGGGAGGTGGAGAACCACGGCGTGGATCCGGACGTGGAGGTGGTCTGCGCGCCGCAGGACTGGGCCGCCGGGCGGGACCCCCAGCTGGACGAGGCGGTGCGCATCGCCCTGGAGCGGCTGGCGGCCACGCCGGCGCGGACGGCGCCGCCACGCCCGTGA
- a CDS encoding histidine triad nucleotide-binding protein has translation MAGEPQADCLFCKIVDGEVPATVVRETDHTVAFRDINPQAPTHVLVVPRAHWRNAGELAAGDPVVAAALLADVAAVAEAEGLVDSGYRTVFNTGSGAGQTVFHVHAHVLGGRGLNWPPG, from the coding sequence GTGGCGGGTGAACCGCAGGCCGACTGCCTGTTCTGCAAGATCGTCGACGGGGAGGTCCCGGCGACCGTCGTGCGCGAGACCGACCACACGGTCGCCTTCCGGGACATAAACCCGCAGGCGCCCACCCACGTGCTGGTGGTCCCGCGCGCGCACTGGCGCAACGCCGGGGAGCTGGCGGCGGGCGACCCGGTCGTCGCGGCGGCGCTGCTGGCCGACGTGGCCGCCGTCGCCGAGGCCGAGGGGCTGGTGGACAGCGGCTACCGGACGGTGTTCAACACCGGCTCGGGCGCCGGCCAGACCGTCTTCCACGTGCACGCCCACGTGCTGGGCGGGCGCGGGCTGAACTGGCCCCCCGGCTGA